In Colletotrichum higginsianum IMI 349063 chromosome 1, whole genome shotgun sequence, the DNA window TCGTCGGCAGCATGTACGGCGCAGCCCGGTAATAGTTTGCGGCCCGTAGGTACGCGGCCCTGGCCAGCGGCGCGAGCCCACGAAGgccggcatcggcggcggcctggctgGCGCGGCTCGCCTGCCGCCACCAGGCCCGGTACCAGCTCTCGGGATCGTGCTTCTTGATCTCGcccacggcctcgaggaactcggccACGTCGCAACCCCCCGCGGCGGTGGTTCCCAAGATGCGCGTGAGCTCAAAGTTGTAAAAGGGGGACGAGAAGAAGTGATGCATCATGACGTTGGGCGGTTGTTCGTTGAAGTTGAGTGAGTTTCGTGTACCTCCCATTGGTGAGGAAAGGGACCTTGGTCCTGTAACGGGCGAGTTGAGGGTCTCTGATAATGCTGTGACTTGGAGACAACTAGAATGGAGGCACTTCTCCAATGCCTGTGGCAAAACTAGGAGGGCTGGACTGCTGCCAGACCACGAAGTAAGTCTAAGCGGGAGCTTTGTCGTTGAACGTCAACTCCAAAGCCAATTTAACTCCAAAGAGAATTACACTCCAAAGCCAATTCCATATTTGGCTAATGAGCTCTGACCTCGTCTTGGGGTCCCCAGTTCGGAGGTTGATGTAAGTAGTTTCGGAAGTTTAGGGCTTGGTCCAACGGATATCGGAACAAAAGTAACGTTTGCTCCAAGTTGGGGGACACCGCTGGAAGACGGCACCGATTGAAACTATCGGGAAAAGGACTCTCCAGATTTCTTTTTGGGCTACCGCGAACTTCCCAGATACGAAGATAGCTAGCTGCCTCGCTCAGTCCTCGTGCCCGGGGCACATTCTCTATGCATACCCAGAGAAAAGACTGCTGGCACTTCTTCAAACTGTTCCCTCTTATTTGGAAACAACATCTTGTCCTCCATTGGCTAGGTTTTGTCGTTCCCAGTCATCCCAGCCCAGTCAGTCAACCGACACAAGGTCCTTGAAAGTAGCTTTTGCAACATGGCTGTCACCATGATTCACGTAGCTCCGTTGATCACATCATCAGCGTTGTGAGTATCCTAACCTGACCGCCTTTCGAAAAAGTCTGACAGTCGCATTTGGTAGCCTGATGGGCTCATACGCCCAAGGCGTCGCCTTTCGAAGTTTTCAGAACCCGAAACTGCGCCCGGAACCATGCCGAGAGGTCTTTGTTCAATGGGTTGAGGTCTTTGCGGGCTTCGCGTGGTCGATGGCTCTTGTCTTCATGTTCAACGTCACCCTCATCGGTCTCAACTTGTACATAGGACCACCCGATGGATTGACGCATGGGAGTGCTCCTCGTTGGCTATGGGCTGCCGCCTTGGTCTGCAATTTAGGACACCCTCGGCCACGTGAGGTGACTGTTGCGCTGATAAAGATTAGCAGAGGAGGCGATCAGACATACAGCGCAGAGAAGGTGGCGTACTTTCTGGAAGAATATCGTCGAGTCAACCTGGAGCACATGTTTGTTACCGACGGGCCAAGCTGGATGCTGACTGTGGCTGCGGTGGCCAAGAACCTCGGAGTGTGTTGGACGTGTCATTTGCCAGAAGCGTCGATTGCCCTGGGATCAGTCGCTTTCGTCATTTTTATTTACGTGAGCATAAGGGGTCTACTGCGATCGAGGCCATAGTTTCGAGAGGAAACGCATAACAGAGTCTCTTCTCTGCATCTGCAAACCTTATAAACTGCTCACGGCTTCTGCAATATTTACTGCTCCAAATACAGCCTGCAGCCGTCCTTGGACAGCTGACATGCAGCCTACTAAGCCTACGCAAGGCTAATTGATTCCATCCTTAAGGGCCTCTATATACTCTTTACCTCTCGTTTAGTGGATGGTATGATGTAGCAGACTTAGATGACGTGCAAATCTGCCCTGCTCTGATGTTGGAACCAATATTTCTTCTTTAGTACGGCCTACGTTGTACACCAACTTTTGATGCATGCTGTGAGAACTTCTCCGGCTTCCGCGGATGAGATCAAGGGTGTATAAAAGTAAAACGGGCGCTTGGGTGCAAAGCATTTTCGACATGAACAACCTGGCTGCACTAACTATCAGAGTTCCGGCCATGCAGACGAGCCTTCGCTAGTACTTGAGGACTAAACAGCCCTTTAACCTTATCACGAGTCAGCTCAGCAACTGCATGCTTCTTGTTTACGACTCGAAGTGTTACCAATGGGAGGGGCTGTCAGAGTTAATGACGGTACCTCCAAGTGCCGATTAAACTGCAGGAATACACCCGCCACATCTGCCGCCAGCAGCTTTGGCTTCCATCGGCGGACGAATTTAAGTAGTGAGTCTGTTGCCTGTCGTGAATGGTTGTTCTAGTTCACTTGACCTTGCTCACCAGTGAGTCTACCCTATGGCGACTTCACACTCCGAGCCTCTCATGTCGCCTCGAGGCATACCTATGTACACCAAAATCTGCCAAAGCTTGAGATAAAATAAAAAgacacaccacacaccaaTCACCATGTCTGCTAGCGACCGCTTCAAGCGTACCAACAACACCCAGGCCTGCGAGAGATGTCGAGCGCAGAAGCTGCGGTGTAACTGGCCGAGTTCGAGCTCGAGCACAGATTCCTCCTGTGAGCGATGCAGCCGGAAAGGCGTCCAGTGCAAGAAGAATCTCAACCGCAAAGTTGGGCGGCCCGCTCGTGCgcggccagccagatccgGGTCAGCTTCATTACATCCCATGCCGGATGCGATGTCGTGCCTGCCATCAACACTCTGGCAGGATTCCTGCGGGAGGCAAGCTTTATGGGAACAGAGTCACAGTGGACCGACTGCAGTTGATCCTCTCATAGTACGTCAGCGCCGGTAGATGTCCGTTCATTCCATTCCGCATATGCTGGTTGTTGCGCAGGAAGGCCTCAGATGGGGATGAGAATCTATATGTCTATCTTGTTTCTGACGGCACCTGCAGACAAATTCCGGCTTGGAGAGCCCGCCATTATCAGGAGACTTGTCTCATAAAAGCGACGGAGAGCTAATGAGCTTTTTCGCCTCCGATCTCTCAACTGAATGGATGGCTTGGAGCTCCGATGACCCGACCTCATTTAACTCCTCATCAGATTCCAGCAGCTCAACTGATTCACTCGAGTCGGCATCAGAAACGTCGGCATCATCTCGGAAGGGCCACCAGAAGCCAGGTGAAGTCTCCCAGGAGGAGACTAGTCTGCCAGAGAGCTTCTCAAGTGAGTCGTTGACAAGTGATGTCGCCAGTCTCACGGCCTGCCTTTTCGAGTTGGTCCCCGCTCGGCCTGCCAGGCATAAGAATGCCTGTCCAACATCGAACGCATCAGATCAACCGAGGCCAACGGTAATACTCCGAAGCATCCTACAACACACGCAGACTCTGAGTAATCTGGCCAGAAAGTCTGTGGGTCAAGCCCATACCACAGCATCAGACCGCGTGGGACCCGAAATGTGCCCGTTGGCCGTTGACGGACCTAccaagctgctgctgctgtcgtgCTACGCCAAGATCTTCCAGGCATACCGCCAGATGTTTGCCGAAGTTTACTCTGGATTACGGAGCGGCGCAAATATGACAGATTTGCTGTACGACCTGCGCGTCGAGgacatcgtcctcgacggagacgacgaacTCAAGATCCTCGTGCTCATACAGGTCGTGATCCATAAACTGAACACTCTAGGCGTGCATCTGGGTGTTCCGGAGCGACACTATGTCGGTGTCGGGTCTGGTACCCCGCTGGGGACGAGGCGAACCCAATCCCGGGGTCTTCAGTCGAGCTCCGAAGAGACGGAACCGACGCTGGATGCCATTCTGTCGGGAAACGAGAGCGACCGGTGTGTGTTCTGGGGCGAGTTCAAAGAACAAAACAGGTGCATGGAGAGCGCGGCGGCTGCGTTCCGGGAGGAGCTTGGGCTCCTCCGGGCTCAGCTCGGACACTGGAGCCGTTGCAGGACTGTGCCTCTTGGAGAGTCCCACGGTTTCTAAGAGTCATGGCCATCTCGCGCGCGCGATTCAGAGCTCTCTCAGACTGTGATAGAGTAGGGGCATTAGAGTCCAGTAGAGGGAACTTTTACAATCACTTTGAACACAACCAGAACGCAAGAGAACTAGCATTACTGATCTCGGACCAAACTTGGCCCTTGTGTTGAGTAAACGGCTGGGAGTCTGAACAAGGTAATGTGCTGAAGATTAAGCTTTCCTTTGTCGGGGACCTGCCAGTCTTCCCAAGCGCCTTGACTTTCCgtgtaagtcaacatacccacatctggcccccccccacatctggcccccccaaaaatgcctcatcaccatcaccagcctcctattttcaccaacttcaccacatcacaacatttacagtttttaaccaaatgacttcattttttctACATAACCTTTTATAGTCCTTATGGGCAAATacaccgagtatgaggtcaaacAGGCCTtagatgccgtcgccaatggccagtCTATTCACAAGGCATCATCTGAATGGGGGatcccaaggtcaacacttcgtcatcgactccaaggtGTCCAAGCAAGGACAGCTGCCTTCTGTGACCTCCAGAGGTTATCCCCAgatcaggaggctaagctggctgaatgggtgcgaatccagcatgcccttggccttgccccaactcatcaacaagtgagggtattcgcaggaaggatccttcatgctataggggacacagagcctataggaaagggatggatccaagccttcttgaagagaaatccatcagtcaaggtgcagagaagtcgccctatagattcaagacgtattaatggggcatctactgaggtcatcagggactggttcaaactcctcgccataccagagatcaagggcattaaaccagccaatagatacaacatggatgagactggtatccttgagggccaaggatctaatgggctagtgctaggcatgtctgagacgaagtctgtccgcaagaaacagcctggatcaagggcatgggtatccatcatcgaatgcatctctgccctgggccatgcccttgatcccctcatcatatataagggcaagacagtccagcagcagtggtttcctctagaccttggcccttataaaggatggcagttcactgcaacagagaatggatggactacagacgacactgcagttgaatggctgcagaaggtcttcatccctcagactgtctcccagggcaaggagggcaaggaggaggccagactgcttgttgttgatggccatgggagtcacacaacgacggaatttatgtggctctgctatattaataacatccacctattgttcttgccaccacacacctcccatgtcctccagccacttgaccagtcagtcttcagccctgtaaaggcagcctataggaaggagcttggatacctcagtcagtggaatgactctactattgtaggcaagaggaactttataggctgttatcagaaggctcgtctggcaggcctgacaatgcagaacatcaagagtggatggaaatggactggactatggcctgtctctatggcgaagcctcttaTGAGCTCattactgctcccatcaacaccagggcCATTAGATCaggcctgcaaagggcagtctggaggcaaggaagctgagggatgggcatctgcgtcatctgcagtggtgtggtcgacgccaaggaagatgaaggatctggctggccaactgaagctattcacagagctggataatgacgccagtactcaacgcctccttttcatgaaggtgaaaaaagggttcagtgaaaaggcatatgagctggcaactgcccagcacaagctggagcttctgcaggcccaagtggccaatactgcagtgaggaaaaggaaggcagtccagctggatcctaacactaagtttgccactatctcagacgtgcagaaggcgcaggttgaggctggtgaaaaagaggatactgcaggtgaatccagcgagtctgatttacctagtgaagctgaagactgtattgtagtggcatctagaagagggcagtaattaagtgaaaatggtggtgatgttggagatggcttcatttttgggggggccagatgtgggggggggccagatgtgggtatgttgacttacaTAGTAGAAACGAGAGCGAGGTGGGGGTTGCTTAGGACAAGACGCCCCCCCCTTGGAATACGCAGATACGAAAATGTATGTTTCCTAGACGCCAAGCTATCTTTCCTGTCATGACACAAGTAGTCCAAGGTTTCAAAACCCTCTTTATCCCAACTTACAAACAGGTGGCATTTCTCGGCTGACTGCTGACTATCCCCGACGGTGTTTAGAAGATCAGGAAGTATAATAGCCAAATGCTTTTCGAAACGTAAAATTAGCTCAAAGTCACCAACTGCGAGACGTGCTGCGTGCATTAGCTCGCGCTGTTTTCGAAGCAATGGAAACCAATGCTTCAAGGGACATGCCGTCCGTTGATCTTGGGCTTGAACGCCGAACGCGGGGTCAAACCAACCATTCTCTGGCgcgtggccgaggagcttCTCTTCAAGCGATTCATGACAGGCGGAAATGCGACGGTGCCGACGTGAGGGCCAGTCTCGAGCATAGAACTACACCCCAACGTCGTCGCACAGTATGTGAGCCATGCAATGGGCGCATGCATTGTTTGTCTTTCCTGCTCTAGAACAACGGAGACACGTCCAACTTTGGGTAGCTGATCGTTGTTCATGGTTGATGGCTCTCGAGCCGGACGTGCTGAAACAGGGTATGAACCGAAGTCCCGAACGTTCGCCCCCCGTTGAATCGTCACAAAAGCTACTGCAACCAGATGCGATGTCTGTATCTGACTCGCCGGTGACCTCTTTGAAGGCCGCTATTTTATGCCCGTCTTTGGTTTGCCCTGGAGGCGAAGCAGCTAAGCACAGGTCGGCTTTGGATCCCATTATACTTGGGGGACGGCATGCACCTACCTGACTACTATACAGGTGGTATTCTCTCTCGTTCGCAACGCAGCATTCCATTATCATTGTAATTCTCTACATTCATCTACGACACACGCAAGTGGACAGAAAGATGTTGGATTCACAAACATCCGACAGAGAGGACGGCAAGTTCACCGTCACCGAAGAACATGACTTACAAATATTGAGAAACGAGTCTCCAGAGGCTGGACTGAGAGATCAGCCTCAGGCCCTGAAGGTGAACATCATTGCCCCGACATGTGTAACGGGGTACAAGCTCCTTTTTGCTATGGCCGCCTTGAATCTCAGCGCCATCCTGATCAACCTCGACAGCTCCATTCTCTCTACGGTATGTGCACCTGTACCTGTACCTGTACCTGTGACTACTTCATGTCCGCACCTGCATGACCCAAAGGAATTCTCACTGACGACGATGTATCTCTAGGCAACTCCCACCATTACCGACGAGTTCCATTCCGTGAAGGACATTGGCTGGTATGTCAGCTCGTATCAGCTAACAGTGTAAGCATTACACAAACAGTCCCGTCGCCAAACTCACCATAGTAGAGAGCTGACCTAGCTTAGCTCGGCCCTCCAACCACTGACGGGAAAGCTCTTCACCTACTTTAGTAACAAGGTGAGAGCTTTCCAAATCGCCACGCACGGGGGGGCGAGGCTAACCAGATGAAGTGGACGTACATTATCTTCCTCGTCCTGTTCGAGGTCGGCTCCCTAATCTGTGGActggcgacgtcgtcgcccatgTTCATTGCCGGTCGAGCGattgccggcgccggcggagcCGGCCTCTTCAACGGATCGATGATCATCGTCTACGCAATGGTCGAAGCACAGAAACGTCCCGTCATGATGGGGATCATGATCGGCATCTCCCAGATCGGGCTGATAGCAGGCCCGCTCATCGGAGGGGCGTTGACGCAGTACAGCACCTGGCGCTGGTGTAAGCCAACCAAATTCCCATCTCCCGCCTACCAAAAAGCCATGCAGTTGACCACGGAACATCGCAGGTTTCTTCATCAATTTGCCCATCGGCGGCATTGCTTGCATCCTTCTAGCGCTGGTGTACATCCCAGAGCAGATGCCGAAGCCCAAGGTCGCCGCAGTGCTCACGGATCGTAACATCTTGCAAAagttcgacgtcgtcggctcggccatcctcatcggcagcgtcgtccagcttcttcttgcgTTGCACTATGGTGGTGGCGAATATCCCTGGAACAGCGCCACCGTCATCGGACTCTTGTCCGGGTTCGCCGCGGCGACGATACTCTTTGTTGTATGGGAGTACCGAGCCGGAGAGAACGCCACGATACCGCTCAAGATGCTCACGAACAGAGTCGTGGCCTCCGCGTCGATGGTGAACATTTTCCTCTTTGGAGTTACATACATCGCGACATATTTCATCCCCATCTTCTTCCAAAGTATTCTTGGAGACAGCCCGATGGAGAGCGGCATTCACATGCTGCCGAGTATGTTTAGCTCCATCTTTTTTACCGTGATCTCGGGCATGATGGGTAAGGCACGCATTATCCCGAGTGCATAAGCTAATAGCCGTAGCTCTGTTTTAAATGCTTCCGTGGTACTGATGCTTGTGACTTTGCAGTTACGAGGCTCGGATATTATTTGCCATTCGCTGTGTTTGCTGCCATCCTTCTCACCGTAGGCTCTGGTTTAATGTCAACTTGGTCTCCCACAACAAGGGCGGGGGAGTGGATTGGCTACCAGATACTCTATGGATCTGGACGAGGTTTGGGGATGCAAATGGTGAGTTTTCCTCTGCATTAAACCCCTGTTCATGACAAATCACAAGCACTCACAAGTTGAAACAGTCAATTGTTGCTATTCAAACCGCCATCCCGCCGACACAGGTTGCAGTTGCGTTGACGGTTCTTGTTTTCTTCCAGGGactggccgtcgccgtactCATCAGCATCGGAAACACTGTCTTTGACAG includes these proteins:
- a CDS encoding MFS multidrug transporter, encoding MLDSQTSDREDGKFTVTEEHDLQILRNESPEAGLRDQPQALKVNIIAPTCVTGYKLLFAMAALNLSAILINLDSSILSTATPTITDEFHSVKDIGWYLSSALQPLTGKLFTYFSNKMKWTYIIFLVLFEVGSLICGLATSSPMFIAGRAIAGAGGAGLFNGSMIIVYAMVEAQKRPVMMGIMIGISQIGLIAGPLIGGALTQYSTWRWCFFINLPIGGIACILLALVYIPEQMPKPKVAAVLTDRNILQKFDVVGSAILIGSVVQLLLALHYGGGEYPWNSATVIGLLSGFAAATILFVVWEYRAGENATIPLKMLTNRVVASASMVNIFLFGVTYIATYFIPIFFQSILGDSPMESGIHMLPSMFSSIFFTVISGMMVTRLGYYLPFAVFAAILLTVGSGLMSTWSPTTRAGEWIGYQILYGSGRGLGMQMSIVAIQTAIPPTQVAVALTVLVFFQGLAVAVLISIGNTVFDSTVVGQIAALAPDVNPRAIIAAGATAYRSKVSAEDLPNVVKAWATGFQRTMYIATGLSAGMFLFSWGLGFHSVKKKEDSTAAQGSNGADKT